In Primulina eburnea isolate SZY01 chromosome 5, ASM2296580v1, whole genome shotgun sequence, a single window of DNA contains:
- the LOC140832039 gene encoding protein GAMETE EXPRESSED 1-like, protein MDRGIRKSYSYFIFTLVLLSKTCLSWSWFFSSSEKSYDSKRFSENKMMDRNGFSEFSIESFNDPNGVSLVENARNKMLAPNSCWQVAYQKVFEGCSKTLADEESRTRLAWHLSDCFQRLTGRPPLPRCDENSIMKKCLKNLDVDSHKIFLEYFLETNSICHQLQTNAFKYQTERLVNELKSSAEYAEIKLDEIERHGVELLQNSRHVHDSLGLIDQQTKQIAETSRNVEDRVNSVLKYSEVVYEQSKIVAASQAELSKSQDKMKDSLEEGMVVIQDSYNNLGLEITNLKNEALEIEKEIGRVGDEMFSKMRSLQSRADDIGNMAGTSLDKQKQLLDGQSVAIEGLHFLTKFQSQALEESRVTLEKLAEFGHKQQEELLVKQNELYESHDHLVENSKLILAAQKAFESKQASMFVAIDKLFALQSAMLFESRVIIAFLVYSVAIFIIYMLTSVKQAYNVRHRLYLGLCLTFSVEVSMLWYMTANVKHQGKMIYTVRSLFGILASVQYLYAIFTYRDYEVLNHKMLLMLMDKVNNMQGKKEMLSFDMDIDSEVNWSSWVDTDLPEDVCMLDDPDYVYPEEIGDSSSLTCSSTRGYNLRQHH, encoded by the exons ATGGATCGTGGAATTCGTAAATCTTACTCGTATttcatctttaccttggtgCTGCTTTCAAAAACATGCTTGTCATGGAGTTGGTTCTTTTCGTCCAGCGAAAAGAGCTATGATAGCAAGAGATTTTCTGAGAATAAGATGATGGATAGAAATGGCTTTTCTGAATTTTCTATTGAATCATTCAACGACCCGAATGGCGTCTCGTTGGTCGAGAACGCTAGGAACAAAATGCTCGCACCAAATTCTTGCTGGCAGGTTGCGTACCAGAAGGTGTTCGAAGGATGTTCAAAGACTCTTGCTGATGAGGAGTCGAGGACTAGATTAGCTTGGCATTTGAGCGATTGCTTTCAACGCCTTACAGGTCGTCCCCCTCTTCCTCGTTGTGACGAAAATTCGATAATGAAGAAATGTCTGAAAAATCTTGATGTGGATTCTCACAAGATTTTTCTCGAATACTTTCTTGAAACCAACTCAATTTGCCATCAGTTACA GACCAACGCGTTTAAGTATCAAACAGAACGATTGGTAAATGAGCTAAAGAGTTCTGCGGAATATGCGGAAATAAAGTTGGACGAGATAGAGCGACATGGGGTGGAATTATTGCAGAATTCGAGACATGTGCATGACTCACTGGGCTTGATTGATCAGCAAACTAAGCAAATTGCAGAAACGTCGAGGAATGTTGAGGATCGTGTTAACTCAGTTTTGAAGTATTCTGAAGTAGTTTATGAGCAGTCTAAGATAGTAGCAGCTTCTCAAGCAGAGTTAAGCAAAAGTCAAGACAAAATGAAGGACAGTTTGGAAGAAGGAATGGTGGTAATTCAAGATTCTTATAATAATTTGGGTCTAGAAATTACGAATTTGAAAAACGAAGCACTTGAAATCGAAAAGGAGATTGGAAGAGTTGGGGATGAAATGTTTTCAAAGATGAGAAGTTTGCAGAGTAGGGCTGACGATATCGGGAACATGGCAGGGACGTCTTTGGATAAACAAAAACAACTTCTTGATGGCCAGTCAGTGGCTATTGAAGGTCTCCATTTTCTCACAAAGTTTCAGTCACAGGCCCTTGAAGAAAGCAG GGTGACTCTTGAAAAGTTAGCAGAATTTGGGCATAAACAGCAAGAAGAACTACTGGTAAAGCAAAACGAACTATATGAATCTCATGACCATCTAGTTGAGAATTCAAAACTTATATTAGCAGCTCAG AAAGCTTTCGAGTCCAAGCAGGCAAGCATGTTTGTTGCCATAGACAAGCTGTTTGCATTGCAGAGCGCAATGTTGTTCGAATCTCGAGTGATCATAGCCTTCCTGGTTTACTCAGTTGCAATCTTCATCATCTACATGTTAACTAGTGTCAAGCAAGCTTACAATGTCAGACACAGGCTGTACTTGG GGCTGTGTTTGACGTTCTCGGTGGAAGTGAGTATGCTTTGGTACATGACAGCCAACGTCAAACATCAAGGAAAAATGATATATACAGTTAGGTCGCTTTTCGGTATTCTTGCGTCAGTTCAATATCTCTACGCCATTTTTACATATAG AGATTATGAAGTGCTGAACCATAAAATGCTGTTGATGCTAATGGATAAGGTAAACAACATGCAAGGCAAAAAAGAGATGCTATCATTTGATATGGATATTGACAGTGAGGTAAATTGGTCATCATGGGTCGATACAGATTTACCTGAAGATGTATGCATGTTAGATGACCCTGATTATGTATACCCCGAGGAGATCGGGGATAGCTCTTCTTTGACTTGTTCAAGTACAAGAGGATATAACCTCAGGCAGCATCACTAG